One window of Streptomyces sp. NBC_00273 genomic DNA carries:
- a CDS encoding acyl-CoA thioesterase has protein sequence MTQIPGELPGKPTAASRTTLSHIMTANDTNLLGTVHGGVIMKLVDDAAGAVAGRHSGGPAVTASMDEMAFLAPVRVGDLVHVKAQCNWTGRSSMEIGVRVLAERWNESTPATQVGTAYLVFAAVDADGKPREVPPVLPETEQDERRYQEAQIRRTHRLARRQAIMALREERAAQGFDD, from the coding sequence ATGACACAGATACCGGGCGAGCTGCCCGGGAAGCCCACCGCAGCCTCCCGGACGACCCTCAGCCACATCATGACCGCCAACGACACCAACCTCCTCGGCACGGTGCACGGCGGCGTGATCATGAAGCTGGTGGACGACGCGGCCGGTGCCGTGGCCGGCCGCCACTCCGGCGGCCCGGCGGTCACCGCCTCCATGGACGAGATGGCCTTCCTCGCGCCCGTGCGCGTGGGCGACCTCGTCCACGTGAAGGCCCAGTGCAACTGGACCGGCCGCTCCTCCATGGAGATCGGCGTACGCGTCCTCGCGGAGCGGTGGAACGAGTCCACTCCCGCCACCCAGGTCGGCACCGCCTACCTCGTCTTCGCCGCGGTCGACGCCGACGGCAAGCCCCGCGAGGTCCCGCCCGTCCTCCCGGAGACGGAACAGGACGAGCGGCGCTACCAGGAGGCCCAGATCCGCCGCACCCACCGGCTCGCCCGCCGCCAGGCGATCATGGCGCTGCGCGAGGAGCGGGCGGCCCAGGGCTTCGACGACTGA
- a CDS encoding NDP-sugar synthase: MTEAILLVGGQGTRLRPVTVNTPKPMVPTAGVPFLAHQIARAAAAGVTHIVMATCYLAEVFEPYFGDGSDFGLSLEYVVEDEPLGTGGAIRNAGERLTGGPDSSVLVFNGDILTGLDIAGLVESHEAADADVSLHLVRVEDPRAFGLVPTDSEGRVLAFTEKPQTPEEIITDQINAGCYVFRRSVIDSIPAGRPVSVERETFPGLLAAGAKLHGVTENTYWMDLGKPESIIQASADLVRGVVSSPAVPGRRGESLVLPGAEVAAGAKLSGGTVVGAGARIGAGAVVQGSIVLDDAVIGPDAQVNASLIGARAAVGARTVLDAVVIGDGATVGADNELRGGARVWCDAQLPAAAIRFSPDA; encoded by the coding sequence ATGACGGAAGCGATCCTGCTGGTCGGCGGACAAGGGACGCGCCTGCGACCCGTGACGGTGAACACGCCCAAGCCGATGGTCCCCACGGCCGGTGTCCCGTTCCTCGCCCACCAGATAGCCAGGGCCGCCGCCGCCGGTGTCACGCACATCGTGATGGCCACCTGCTACCTCGCCGAGGTCTTCGAGCCCTACTTCGGCGACGGATCCGACTTCGGCCTCAGCCTCGAATACGTGGTCGAGGACGAGCCGCTCGGGACCGGCGGCGCCATCCGCAACGCCGGAGAGCGCCTGACCGGCGGCCCGGACTCCTCCGTCCTCGTCTTCAACGGCGACATCCTCACCGGCCTGGACATCGCCGGGCTGGTCGAGTCGCACGAGGCGGCCGACGCCGACGTCTCCCTGCACCTGGTCCGGGTCGAAGACCCGCGCGCCTTCGGCCTGGTCCCCACCGACTCCGAGGGGCGGGTGCTGGCCTTCACCGAGAAGCCGCAGACCCCCGAGGAGATCATCACCGACCAGATCAACGCCGGCTGCTACGTCTTCCGCCGCAGCGTGATCGACTCCATCCCGGCCGGCCGCCCGGTCTCCGTCGAGCGCGAGACCTTCCCCGGCCTGCTCGCCGCCGGGGCCAAGCTGCACGGCGTCACCGAGAACACCTACTGGATGGACCTCGGCAAGCCCGAGTCGATCATCCAGGCCTCCGCCGACCTCGTACGCGGCGTGGTCTCCTCCCCGGCCGTCCCCGGCCGCCGCGGCGAGTCCCTGGTCCTGCCCGGCGCCGAGGTGGCCGCCGGCGCCAAGCTGTCGGGGGGCACCGTCGTGGGCGCGGGCGCCCGGATCGGGGCCGGAGCGGTCGTCCAGGGCTCCATCGTCCTCGACGACGCCGTCATCGGCCCGGACGCCCAGGTGAACGCCAGCCTGATCGGCGCCCGCGCCGCGGTCGGCGCGCGGACCGTCCTCGACGCCGTCGTCATCGGCGACGGCGCCACCGTGGGGGCCGACAACGAACTGCGCGGCGGCGCCCGCGTGTGGTGCGACGCGCAGCTGCCCGCCGCCGCCATCCGCTTCTCCCCGGACGCCTGA
- a CDS encoding glycosyltransferase family 2 protein, protein MPTQQPAVSVIMPVLDEEHYLRDSVRHILEQDYAGEMEVVIALGPSTDRTDEIAAELVAEDPRVHTVPNPTGRTPAALNAAIKASRHPIVVRVDGHGMLSPNYIATAVRLLEETGAQNVGGIMHAEGENAWEEAVAAAMTSKIGVGNAPFHTGGQAGPAETVYLGVFRREALEQQDGYNEEFIRAQDWELNFRIREAGGLIWFSPELMVQYRPRRSVRALAKQYKDYGRWRHVVARYHSGSINLRYLAPPTLVCAIAASVVVGATVTPWGFALPAGYLAAITAGSVPAGKGLGIKARAQIPVALATMHLSWGFGFLTSPRALANKVIASRRPAVQRDSSQV, encoded by the coding sequence ATGCCCACCCAGCAGCCCGCAGTCTCGGTGATCATGCCGGTGCTCGACGAGGAGCACTACCTCCGCGATTCCGTCCGTCACATCCTGGAACAGGACTACGCGGGCGAGATGGAGGTGGTGATCGCACTCGGGCCGTCCACGGACCGCACCGACGAGATCGCCGCCGAACTCGTCGCCGAGGATCCCCGAGTCCACACCGTCCCGAACCCCACCGGCCGGACCCCGGCGGCGCTCAACGCCGCCATCAAGGCCTCGCGTCACCCCATCGTGGTGCGCGTCGACGGCCACGGCATGCTTTCGCCGAACTACATCGCCACCGCCGTGCGCCTCCTGGAGGAGACCGGCGCCCAGAACGTCGGCGGCATCATGCACGCCGAGGGCGAGAACGCCTGGGAAGAGGCCGTCGCCGCCGCGATGACCTCGAAGATCGGTGTCGGCAACGCGCCGTTCCACACCGGCGGCCAGGCCGGGCCGGCCGAGACCGTCTACCTCGGAGTCTTCCGCCGCGAGGCGCTGGAACAGCAGGACGGCTACAACGAGGAGTTCATCCGCGCCCAGGACTGGGAGCTGAACTTCCGCATCCGCGAGGCCGGCGGTCTGATCTGGTTCTCGCCGGAGCTGATGGTCCAGTACCGTCCGCGGCGCTCCGTACGGGCCCTGGCCAAGCAGTACAAGGACTACGGGCGCTGGCGGCACGTGGTGGCCCGCTACCACTCGGGCTCCATCAACCTGCGCTACCTGGCCCCGCCGACCCTCGTCTGCGCGATCGCCGCGAGCGTGGTCGTGGGCGCGACCGTCACCCCGTGGGGCTTCGCCCTCCCGGCCGGCTACCTCGCGGCGATCACCGCGGGTTCCGTACCGGCGGGCAAGGGGCTCGGGATCAAGGCCCGGGCGCAGATCCCCGTCGCCCTGGCGACCATGCACCTGTCCTGGGGCTTCGGCTTCCTGACCAGCCCGCGGGCCCTGGCGAACAAGGTCATCGCGAGCCGCCGTCCGGCCGTGCAGCGGGACTCCTCGCAGGTCTGA
- a CDS encoding acyl-CoA dehydrogenase: protein MAGSADFDLYRPAEEHDMLRESVRSLAEAKILPFAAAVDEESRFPQEALDALVSSDLHAVHVPETYGGAGADALATVIVIEEVARVCASSSLIPAVNKLGSLPVILSGSEELKAKYLGPLAKGDAMFSYALSEPDAGSDAAGMKTRAVRDGDFWVLNGVKRWITNAGVSEYYTVMAVTDPEKRSKGISAFVVEKSDEGVSFGAPEKKLGIKGSPTREVYLDNVRIPADRMIGAEGTGFATAMKTLDHTRITIAAQALGIAQGALDYAKGYVQERKQFGKPIGDFQGVQFMLADMAMKIEAARQLTYSAAAKSERVSAGGDKEDLTFFGAAAKCFASDVAMEVTTDAVQLLGGYGYTRDYPVERMMRDAKITQIYEGTNQVQRIVMARNLP from the coding sequence TTGGCGGGTTCTGCCGACTTCGACCTGTACCGCCCGGCCGAGGAGCACGACATGCTCCGCGAGTCGGTCCGCTCGCTCGCCGAGGCGAAGATCCTGCCGTTCGCCGCCGCGGTCGACGAGGAATCCCGCTTCCCGCAGGAGGCCCTGGACGCCCTGGTCTCCAGCGACCTGCACGCCGTCCACGTTCCCGAGACCTACGGCGGCGCGGGTGCCGACGCCCTCGCCACCGTGATCGTGATCGAGGAAGTGGCCCGCGTCTGCGCCTCCTCCTCCCTCATCCCGGCCGTGAACAAGCTCGGCTCGCTCCCGGTGATCCTCTCCGGTTCCGAGGAGCTCAAGGCCAAGTACCTCGGCCCGCTGGCCAAGGGCGACGCGATGTTCTCGTACGCGCTCTCCGAGCCGGACGCGGGCTCCGACGCCGCCGGCATGAAGACCCGCGCCGTGCGCGACGGGGACTTCTGGGTGCTCAACGGCGTCAAGCGCTGGATCACCAACGCGGGCGTCTCCGAGTACTACACGGTCATGGCCGTCACCGACCCGGAGAAGCGCTCCAAGGGCATCAGCGCCTTCGTCGTCGAGAAGTCCGACGAGGGCGTGTCCTTCGGTGCCCCGGAGAAGAAGCTCGGCATCAAGGGCTCCCCGACGCGCGAGGTCTACCTCGACAACGTGCGGATCCCGGCCGACCGCATGATCGGCGCCGAGGGCACCGGCTTCGCCACCGCGATGAAGACCCTGGACCACACCCGCATCACCATCGCGGCCCAGGCGCTCGGCATCGCCCAGGGCGCCCTGGACTACGCCAAGGGCTACGTCCAGGAGCGCAAGCAGTTCGGCAAGCCGATCGGCGACTTCCAGGGCGTGCAGTTCATGCTCGCGGACATGGCCATGAAGATCGAGGCCGCCCGCCAGCTGACCTACTCGGCCGCCGCGAAGTCCGAGCGCGTCTCCGCCGGAGGCGACAAGGAGGACCTGACCTTCTTCGGTGCCGCGGCCAAGTGCTTCGCCTCCGACGTGGCCATGGAGGTCACCACGGACGCCGTCCAGCTCCTCGGCGGCTACGGCTACACCCGCGACTACCCGGTGGAGCGCATGATGCGCGATGCCAAGATCACCCAGATCTACGAGGGCACCAACCAGGTCCAGCGGATCGTCATGGCCCGCAACCTGCCGTAG
- a CDS encoding LCP family protein, with product MRRSSVRGEGANAQAAGEISGGGAGASGTVPPQRGGSKAGRQETGGGPARRPGRRRVLRWTASVLSLLILGTAAAGYLYYRHLNGSIQTDALNLGETKLGGSKPNASGQTPLNILLIGSDARDDAANQALGGATDTFDGPPLADVQMLLHLSADRSNMSVVSMPRDTMLMMPKCTEPGGKVHAASKGLVQTNESLQRGGPGCTVATWQELTKIPIDHFMMIDFKGVVSMADAIGGVPVCVEENVHSRTRDGKGSGLKLPKGTSVIQGEQALQWLRTRYGFEDGTDIGRTHAQHQYMTSMSREFRKNAKLTNPVKLNSLAQAAIEAMVVDPGLNKIDKLYDLSMELKKVPPGRITMTTMPWVYSTKPGLDGRVEPMADEAEAVFRMVREDIALDGKGSGTPAEGASPSPGASASAGTPTPAAPTTAPTTAPTTAPAAAPAKIAVTVRNATSGKAGAETRVKNRANEVASLLTGKGFTKATADTQTGAEDTTVVRYATDAQAADAGVVAAALGLPASSVQKSEEVSGITLLVGKDWRTGNAPAPPPPAPTVAPTSAHALNGDNEGACMAIQPGFTW from the coding sequence GTGAGGCGCAGCAGCGTGCGAGGAGAGGGGGCGAACGCCCAAGCCGCCGGGGAGATATCCGGCGGCGGGGCGGGCGCGTCCGGCACGGTGCCCCCACAGCGGGGCGGCTCCAAGGCGGGTCGCCAGGAGACGGGTGGCGGCCCCGCCCGCAGACCGGGCAGGCGGCGCGTGCTGCGCTGGACGGCCTCCGTGCTGTCCCTGCTGATACTCGGGACGGCGGCCGCCGGATACCTGTACTACCGCCATCTGAACGGCAGCATCCAGACGGACGCGCTGAACCTCGGTGAGACCAAACTGGGCGGTTCCAAGCCCAACGCCTCCGGGCAGACTCCGCTGAACATCCTGCTGATCGGCTCCGACGCGCGCGACGACGCGGCGAACCAGGCCCTCGGCGGGGCCACGGACACCTTCGACGGCCCGCCGCTGGCGGACGTGCAGATGCTGCTGCACCTGTCCGCGGACCGCAGCAACATGTCGGTCGTCTCGATGCCGCGCGACACGATGCTGATGATGCCCAAGTGCACCGAGCCGGGCGGCAAGGTGCACGCCGCCAGCAAGGGCCTCGTGCAGACCAACGAGTCCCTGCAGCGCGGCGGCCCGGGCTGCACGGTCGCCACCTGGCAAGAGCTGACCAAGATCCCCATCGATCACTTCATGATGATCGACTTCAAGGGCGTGGTCTCGATGGCGGACGCCATCGGCGGCGTCCCGGTCTGCGTGGAGGAGAACGTCCACTCCCGCACCCGTGACGGCAAGGGCTCCGGCCTGAAGCTGCCCAAGGGCACGAGCGTCATCCAGGGCGAGCAGGCCCTGCAGTGGCTGCGCACCCGCTACGGCTTCGAGGACGGCACCGACATCGGCCGCACCCACGCCCAGCACCAGTACATGACGTCGATGTCCCGCGAGTTCCGCAAGAACGCCAAGCTCACCAACCCGGTGAAGCTCAACAGCCTGGCGCAGGCGGCGATCGAGGCCATGGTCGTGGATCCCGGGCTGAACAAGATCGACAAGCTGTACGACCTGAGCATGGAGCTCAAGAAGGTGCCCCCGGGCCGGATCACCATGACCACCATGCCGTGGGTCTACAGCACCAAGCCCGGCCTGGACGGCCGGGTCGAGCCCATGGCAGACGAGGCCGAGGCCGTGTTCCGGATGGTCCGCGAGGACATCGCCCTCGACGGCAAGGGCTCCGGGACCCCGGCGGAGGGTGCCTCACCGTCCCCGGGTGCTTCCGCGTCCGCGGGCACGCCGACGCCGGCCGCCCCGACCACGGCACCGACCACCGCCCCGACCACGGCACCGGCCGCGGCTCCCGCGAAGATCGCGGTCACCGTCCGCAACGCGACGAGCGGCAAGGCCGGCGCCGAGACCCGGGTCAAGAACCGGGCGAACGAGGTGGCCTCGCTGCTGACCGGCAAGGGCTTCACCAAGGCCACCGCCGACACCCAGACCGGCGCCGAGGACACCACGGTCGTCCGCTACGCCACGGACGCCCAGGCGGCCGACGCGGGCGTCGTGGCCGCCGCCCTGGGCCTGCCCGCCTCCTCGGTGCAGAAGTCCGAGGAGGTCTCCGGGATCACCCTGCTGGTCGGCAAGGACTGGCGGACCGGCAACGCGCCGGCCCCGCCGCCGCCCGCCCCGACCGTGGCCCCGACCTCGGCCCACGCGCTCAACGGCGACAACGAGGGAGCCTGCATGGCGATCCAGCCGGGCTTCACCTGGTAG
- a CDS encoding LCP family protein, which translates to MPQPHRPARPDGPPRPQRVRRGDGGRARHRDGRPRWGVRLAAGLSVVVLGSGAVGHAVMTGLDTGIDRVDPFKDMKNRPQAGHGLNFLLVGTDGREKVSPEEKREYRLGGAPCHCTDTIMLVHLSADKERASVISLPRDSFAEVPAHRDLVTGKAHKAHPVRLNAAYAEGGPNLTVRTVENMTRVKIDHYLEVDFTSFMKTVDAMGGVEICTAKTMRDRNTGLDLLPGNHRLSGGQALQYVRSRHVDGASDLGRMQRQQRFIAALIKQATGGGVLLNPVKFKEVSSTLLGSVRADKDFGSEQMLALGQAMRDFTPSSSEFASVPIGSPSFPVKGIGSTVKWDEPKAARLFEALREDRPLAPARPGKAGGGPPAAVPVDVPPREVRVQVENGTRIDGMGGRVDAALRATGFDTTRAPGNGASREVKRTVITYDPRWDRSARSVATALPGSELRAVAGQGRTVVVIAGADYRKVVPVRAEDPYRGAFGVVTGDQVVCGNAP; encoded by the coding sequence GTGCCCCAGCCGCACCGTCCCGCCCGTCCTGACGGGCCGCCCCGGCCGCAGCGCGTCCGACGCGGCGACGGCGGCCGCGCCCGGCACCGCGACGGGCGACCCCGGTGGGGAGTACGGCTCGCGGCCGGGCTGTCGGTGGTGGTGCTCGGCTCCGGGGCCGTCGGGCACGCCGTGATGACCGGTCTGGACACCGGGATCGACCGGGTGGACCCGTTCAAGGACATGAAGAACCGCCCGCAGGCCGGACACGGCCTCAACTTCCTGCTGGTGGGCACCGACGGGCGGGAGAAGGTCTCCCCGGAGGAGAAGCGCGAGTACCGCCTGGGCGGCGCGCCCTGCCACTGCACGGACACGATCATGCTGGTGCACCTGTCGGCCGACAAGGAGCGGGCCAGCGTGATCAGCCTGCCCCGCGACAGCTTCGCCGAGGTGCCCGCGCACCGGGACCTCGTCACCGGCAAGGCGCACAAGGCCCACCCCGTACGGCTGAACGCGGCGTACGCGGAGGGCGGGCCCAACCTGACCGTGCGGACCGTGGAGAACATGACCCGGGTGAAGATCGACCACTACCTGGAGGTCGACTTCACCAGTTTCATGAAGACGGTCGACGCGATGGGCGGTGTGGAGATCTGCACGGCCAAGACCATGCGGGACCGCAACACAGGACTCGACCTGCTGCCGGGCAACCACCGCCTCAGCGGCGGTCAGGCCCTGCAGTACGTGCGCTCGCGCCATGTCGACGGAGCCTCCGACCTAGGCCGGATGCAGCGCCAGCAGCGGTTCATCGCCGCCCTGATCAAGCAGGCGACCGGGGGCGGGGTGCTGCTGAACCCGGTGAAGTTCAAGGAGGTCAGCTCCACCCTCCTCGGGTCCGTCCGGGCCGACAAGGACTTCGGCTCGGAGCAGATGCTGGCCCTCGGGCAGGCGATGCGGGACTTCACCCCGTCCTCCTCGGAGTTCGCCTCGGTGCCCATCGGCAGCCCCTCCTTCCCCGTCAAGGGCATCGGGTCCACCGTGAAGTGGGACGAGCCGAAGGCGGCCAGGCTGTTCGAGGCGCTGCGCGAGGACCGGCCGCTCGCCCCCGCCCGGCCCGGGAAGGCCGGAGGCGGTCCGCCGGCGGCCGTGCCGGTGGACGTGCCCCCGCGCGAGGTCCGCGTCCAGGTGGAGAACGGCACCCGGATCGACGGAATGGGCGGCCGGGTGGACGCCGCGCTGCGCGCCACCGGCTTCGACACCACCCGGGCCCCGGGCAACGGGGCCAGCCGCGAGGTCAAGCGCACGGTGATCACGTACGACCCGCGCTGGGACCGCTCCGCCCGCTCGGTGGCGACCGCGCTGCCGGGCAGCGAGCTGCGGGCGGTGGCGGGCCAGGGACGGACGGTGGTGGTGATCGCGGGCGCGGACTACCGGAAGGTGGTGCCGGTCCGCGCCGAGGACCCCTACCGGGGCGCCTTCGGGGTGGTCACCGGCGACCAAGTGGTCTGCGGGAACGCCCCCTAG
- a CDS encoding LCP family protein, with product MNDWPEGRDDAYGRGSAQPQPEGVQRMRHVQRQQQPQQQPRPAQPPRPQRPAGPPPAYGVPPQQAGGHDTYGGYDSGYNTGQVYGAPQGGAPGGPAGPGGPSGPGRPGRAPGPAPDWRKRIKVGSIVLVSALLVTSVATYFWADSKVRREVDLSKVIERPKEGDCTTYLIVGSDSREGMSDEEKKKLHTGSAEGKRTDSMMILAKCSSGNTMISLPRDSDVEIPSFVGSQSGKTFPAQGRRVKLNAAYAEDGPELLVRTVEHNTGLRIDHYAEIGFAGFANIVDALGGVELNIEEGFKDEKSGADFKAGKQTLNGEQSLAFVRTRYAFAESDLQRTKNQQKFLSALASQAATPSTILNPFALYPMLGAGLDTLVVDKDMGLYDMGQMFFAMKGVNGGDGVSMNMPISGQRGGNLVWDKAKVQQLVKQIQNDEKVTVRGN from the coding sequence ATGAATGACTGGCCAGAAGGTCGTGACGACGCGTACGGGCGCGGCAGCGCGCAGCCGCAGCCCGAGGGCGTGCAGCGGATGCGGCACGTCCAGCGGCAGCAGCAGCCGCAGCAGCAGCCCCGGCCCGCGCAGCCCCCGCGCCCGCAGCGCCCGGCGGGCCCGCCGCCCGCGTACGGCGTACCCCCGCAGCAGGCGGGCGGCCACGACACCTACGGCGGTTACGACAGCGGCTACAACACCGGCCAGGTCTACGGGGCTCCGCAGGGCGGCGCTCCGGGCGGACCGGCGGGCCCCGGCGGGCCGTCCGGGCCCGGCCGCCCCGGGCGGGCGCCCGGTCCCGCGCCGGACTGGCGCAAGCGGATCAAGGTCGGCTCGATCGTGCTGGTCTCCGCGCTCCTCGTGACGTCCGTCGCCACGTACTTCTGGGCCGACTCCAAGGTGCGCCGCGAGGTGGACCTCTCCAAGGTCATCGAGCGCCCGAAGGAGGGCGACTGCACGACGTACCTGATCGTGGGCTCGGACAGCCGTGAGGGCATGTCCGACGAGGAGAAGAAGAAGCTCCACACGGGCTCGGCCGAGGGCAAGCGGACCGACTCGATGATGATCCTGGCGAAGTGCTCCAGCGGGAACACCATGATCTCGCTGCCGCGCGACTCGGACGTGGAGATCCCCTCCTTCGTCGGCTCCCAGTCCGGCAAGACGTTCCCCGCGCAGGGGCGGCGGGTCAAGCTCAACGCCGCGTACGCGGAGGACGGCCCCGAGCTGCTCGTGCGGACGGTGGAGCACAACACGGGCCTGCGCATCGACCACTACGCGGAGATCGGCTTCGCCGGCTTCGCGAACATCGTGGACGCGCTGGGCGGCGTGGAGCTGAACATCGAGGAGGGCTTCAAGGACGAGAAGTCGGGTGCCGACTTCAAGGCCGGCAAGCAGACCCTGAACGGCGAGCAGTCCCTGGCCTTCGTACGGACCCGGTACGCCTTCGCCGAGTCCGACCTCCAGCGGACGAAGAACCAGCAGAAGTTCCTGTCGGCGCTGGCCAGCCAGGCCGCGACGCCGTCGACGATCCTCAACCCGTTCGCGCTCTACCCGATGCTGGGTGCGGGCCTGGACACCCTCGTCGTGGACAAGGACATGGGCCTGTACGACATGGGCCAGATGTTCTTCGCGATGAAGGGCGTCAACGGCGGTGACGGCGTGTCGATGAACATGCCGATCTCCGGCCAGCGCGGCGGCAACCTCGTCTGGGACAAGGCGAAGGTGCAGCAGCTGGTGAAGCAGATCCAGAACGACGAGAAGGTCACCGTCCGCGGCAACTGA
- a CDS encoding LCP family protein codes for MDAQSRGRADEIDPADQWVLNPRTGNYELRLADSAAQARPKVTAPRRSPSAPSTPTAPSPAVPRPRRGDPPPGGGRRGGRSRKEAGGGGRRKKALVITGGVVAFLLVGGSVAGYLYYDHLNGNLSVTDVAGAGTGGFKKDQPINILVIGTDKRTGAGNESYGDKDSVGHADTTILFHVSKDRTNATALSIPRDLITNIPACPTKQPDGSTKTIEPSKGTRFNTSLGQEGRDAGCTMRTVKELTGIEVDHFMMADFNAVKTLSTAVGGVPVCLEKAVNDEEGSHLKLDAGEHRLSGEEALAFVRTRHGFGNNSDLDRIRIQQQFLGSMMREMKSKETLTSPKKFLSLAEAATKSLGVDSGIGSIGKLTDLAGELKGIDTKNITFTTLPVLDNPAEPVGKKATVVVDHALADPLLQMIRGDVSLTEVEKKEQAAKEAADADAKAKQDALLQGNRAAAADVRVSIYNGGGPKGSASTTLNWLQNSKGVKKSSNVGNAPEKVGATQLEYAPNQADQARALADIMGLPATALKVGTSDASAKTPMKLTLGPDFQQPGAPLAAPVPQQLPEDVQRAQADKAICAK; via the coding sequence GTGGATGCGCAAAGCCGTGGGCGGGCGGACGAGATCGACCCCGCAGACCAGTGGGTGCTCAATCCCCGCACCGGCAACTACGAACTGCGACTGGCCGACTCCGCCGCGCAAGCGCGGCCGAAGGTCACCGCCCCCCGCAGATCACCGTCTGCTCCCTCAACCCCCACCGCCCCCTCCCCCGCCGTGCCGAGGCCGCGTCGTGGCGACCCGCCCCCCGGCGGCGGTCGGCGCGGCGGCCGCTCCCGCAAGGAAGCGGGCGGCGGTGGACGTCGCAAGAAGGCGCTGGTCATCACCGGTGGGGTGGTGGCGTTCCTGCTGGTCGGCGGTTCCGTGGCGGGGTACCTCTACTACGACCACCTGAACGGCAACCTCAGCGTCACCGACGTGGCGGGCGCGGGCACCGGCGGTTTCAAGAAGGACCAGCCCATCAACATCCTGGTCATCGGAACCGACAAGCGCACCGGAGCGGGCAACGAGAGCTACGGGGACAAGGACAGCGTCGGCCACGCCGACACCACGATCCTGTTCCACGTCTCGAAGGACCGGACCAACGCGACCGCGCTCTCCATCCCCCGCGACCTGATCACCAACATCCCGGCCTGCCCGACGAAACAGCCGGACGGATCGACGAAAACGATCGAACCCTCCAAGGGCACCCGCTTCAACACCAGCCTGGGCCAGGAGGGTCGCGACGCGGGCTGCACGATGCGCACGGTCAAGGAACTCACCGGCATCGAGGTCGACCACTTCATGATGGCCGACTTCAACGCGGTCAAGACGCTGAGCACGGCGGTCGGCGGAGTACCGGTGTGCCTGGAGAAGGCCGTCAACGACGAAGAGGGCTCCCACCTCAAGCTGGACGCCGGCGAACACCGGTTGTCGGGCGAGGAGGCCCTCGCCTTCGTCCGCACCCGGCACGGCTTCGGCAACAACAGCGACCTCGACCGGATCAGGATCCAGCAGCAGTTCCTGGGTTCGATGATGCGCGAGATGAAGTCGAAGGAGACGCTGACCAGCCCCAAGAAGTTCCTCTCCCTCGCGGAGGCCGCCACCAAGTCCCTCGGCGTGGACTCGGGGATCGGCTCCATCGGCAAACTCACCGATCTGGCCGGCGAGTTGAAGGGCATCGACACGAAGAACATCACCTTCACCACCCTGCCGGTGCTCGACAACCCGGCCGAACCGGTGGGCAAGAAGGCGACCGTCGTCGTCGACCACGCCTTGGCCGACCCGCTGTTGCAGATGATCCGGGGGGACGTCTCGCTCACGGAGGTCGAGAAGAAGGAGCAGGCCGCCAAGGAGGCGGCCGACGCGGACGCGAAGGCCAAGCAGGACGCGCTGCTCCAGGGCAACCGCGCGGCCGCGGCGGACGTACGCGTGAGCATCTACAACGGCGGCGGCCCGAAGGGCTCCGCCTCCACCACGCTGAACTGGCTGCAGAACAGCAAGGGCGTGAAGAAGTCCAGCAACGTCGGCAACGCGCCCGAGAAGGTCGGCGCCACGCAGCTGGAGTACGCCCCCAACCAGGCCGACCAGGCCCGGGCGCTGGCGGACATCATGGGCCTGCCCGCGACCGCGCTGAAGGTGGGGACGTCGGACGCCTCGGCGAAGACCCCGATGAAGCTGACGCTGGGTCCGGACTTCCAGCAGCCGGGCGCCCCGCTGGCGGCCCCGGTGCCCCAGCAGCTGCCCGAGGACGTGCAGCGGGCGCAGGCCGACAAGGCGATCTGCGCCAAGTAA